The region GTcccggaggagaaggtggaaatggaaaacgggtCACAGCAAACTGAGCCCAGCGAGGCCATCAAAAAGTGGGTAGGAAAGAAATCCAGTTTAACCGTGCCGCCCCCGAGGTTCAGgattgatgacgatgatgagggtAATCGGCGCGTGGATAAATCGCTGACTCTGCTCACGCTCGGTATGGTGAAGATGTTGCGCGAGTCCCCGGATGGGTCGCTGTTCTTGGGAGAGGTTCGTTGCCAGTAACCAGTAACTACGATTGCCCCGATAGTGGCAACTAACGTAACGTGCATTCAACTATctgtcctcccccccccccccccctccactccCACGCAGGTGGCGAAGACGTTGCGCGTGAATCAAAAACGGCGGGTGTACGATGTCACCAACGTGCTAGAGGGTATCGGATTGATCGAGAAAACTGGCAAAAATCACGTCAGATGGATGTAAGTAGTAGGCTTCGAATGCTGGAGCAGCAAGCCGCGGTTTCATCTTTGCTTTCCGCGCGCTCTGATGAAGCAGTTTGCCAAATTTACCTTTAATTCCAATCGGCCACGATGAGTAACTGCTTACCtccgtttctgttttccatcttccctACGCCCCTGTTTCTGGACCATCAGCGGAGAAGAGCTGACAAGCGAATCGTGCCGCGGGACGGCCCGCCAGATCGGTATGCACATCAAGGAGCGCCGAAAGCTGGAACTTCGCGAAGCATGGTTCGATGCGAAGCTGCAGCGCATGCGGAAGAACGTCGAACTCGTACTGAAGGATGCCCGGGCCCGTTCCTATCTGTACGTCACGAGTGATGATCTGACACGTGTGCTACCGTTCGAGCGCCGGCACATGCTCATCCTGTGCAGCGATTATCCATCACCCGGGAAACAGTCTACGGCCGAGCCATTCCCGAGCCAATCTTCCATGATATACCGTCGAATGCAGCGAGTACTAAAGGTACGCACTAAGCAACGAGATCAGCCGTTGGACATGCTGTTGCTACAAACTCCTGATGGCGCCTGCTACACGCGCCCCAGTAGGCGAGCAGCGATATTCCGCGAAGACCCTGCCTCCTACGTGCGGCTCGACATGAACGAAGAGCAGCTATGGAAGATCGGGGACCAGCAGTCGCCAACGAACGGTACGGAAGGGCCGGACAACGGTGCAACCGCATCGGAAGAACtgcgagaagagaagaaaccgGAAGGGCAGGAAGATGGTAGCAAGGACGagtgcgacgacgatgccgagGAGGAAGAATTGAGACGGGAGCGACAAAGAATGGAACTAGCACGGTTACTACTCGATGAGCGAACGGACCGCACCGGCTACAGCCAGTATCAAGCGAGGCAGTGGTCAACGAAGGAGCAAGAAACGGAACGCGGTGACTTCTCGACGCCTTTCATCCTGCTTGAACTGAAACGATACGGTGGCTACCCGGTGGCCCTGACggaggatgatggtgtgcATGAGCTATTCGATCTCCCCTATCCCTCCGGCGGCTGTGAGGAACTAATCggaaaagtaaaagaagaacCGCCAGAAGATAGCACTGATGTGCAACCGTCCGCCACCATTCAGCCAACGTAGTCGGCTCTACACTCGaagccaaaaacacaaaaaaaaatgggagaaaaGCAATAATTCATCCTCTATCGATGGTTTCCATGGTAGCACGAAAGAGAAGGTCTTCACACAACTTCACTTGATGCGATGTGATGTGGGGGAAACGGGCACGATCCTTGTGTGCCTTTGTGACCATTATGCATCTCCACCCAAAATTATCGTGCtttttataaaaaatgttttatgtatttttgaTCGaaattcctcaaaaaaaaccccctctTCTACGTTCATCGCAAAACAATCCACTAGCTATTAGGTGTCAGAAAAAGGAGTTGactctttttttgttacatAAGTTGTAAGTTGATGAATTTTTATGGGTGAACTCGTGGGCCGCGCACATGCCAAGCGGGGGGATTGCCATGTTGGTGGCCGGCTCTGACTGATTCGATTTGCGTTCTTTTCTCCATCGTGGAAGCGCACGGTTCTTACTAAAACGTAACCACTAATGTGCACCAAGGGAGATAGTGAGTTTCAACTTCATTTTACGATAGCCAATCAATCATCTTGTTCACAGTGGATTTGTTAAGATAAGCTACTAAAGTGAATGGACCTAGATAATGCGAAATGTAGTCAATAGCAGCTATggacaaatttaataaatcaaaaaggtTTGTGACGATACTATCTGGCGAACATTTTGTAACTGTCTCCGTCGGCAAAGGCtataaaatgaaatggtttaaaTAATTGAGAACTCTTACCCGTCTACTGTTTGTAATGGCATGCTCGGAGGGCACATTACCGTCCTGGCCATCAGTCTGCGCGGTATGGGCGTGTTTCGGGAACAACGTCGTATTCTCGTTCTCCTTAGCTGGTTCGCCGTTTATCCTAGCGTTGCAGCACATCAATCAGGTCACCGAGCTCATGGTGGATCGGCCGGAATTTCCTGGAAGTACTGGTTAAGGCTCACCACAGTAATTTTGTTAATGTTGGTGCTATCCTTTTTCCGCATGCGATTAATCGTTTCGATTGGTTCGTTTTTGCATTCTATTTCGTACGTGGTGTGGATATTTGCAATGCTCTGCGATGCCATCATGATCATCTCGATCATGCTGGCAAACGCGCTGAACGTTAACAGCTTTCTTAAGTTGAGCGCAGTGTTGGCGAAGCTAGAGGACAGTTGCAGCGATGAACGATTCGGTGGTGTTAGTAGCTCGCATTCTTTCCGAAGCATTGGCTTTCACGTACACATTACCTTGTACACACTACTCAACATTTACTACTTCGCGATCAACTATAACGTACCTTCGATGGTGATATTTCAGTTAAGGTTTGAGGTGTTGCTGGTCGATTTCTATATTGCTCATTTAACGTTTTTGTTGGTGGCAGTGGGTGACTATGTCAAACGGCTGGGAAATCTGATACGGGATACCGTGACAGCCACTACCGGAATCAATATGGCTGAGTTTTACCGTTTGCTGCGCCTTCGGGATGATCTGTTACTCTGTATTGCACTGATCAATCGCATATACGGAGTCCTGTTTATTGGCGCCGGTGTTTCGTGGTTCGTTTCGATTACTGCCGTGTTGTATTTCGATTTCCTGATAGACGGGACATTGAACCTCAGTTACGATCGACCGTATGCCCTGTCGCACTTCATTATGGTAatggggaaaagttttgccGTGGGTGGATTGATCATGGTAGCTGAAATCGTGACGAAGCGGGTAAGGTGATATGGGATGTTCGTGTCCTTAGAAAGTGCTTTAACTAAAGTCAATTTTCTTTGAATGCCGCAGCTGAATGCCATGACACAGCTGATCCACCGTTTGGCGCTACAATCTTCACCACTTCAGCATGATAATCGTCCCCTGCGCAAGCTAATCGACAAGCTGTTGATGAAGAACCACTTCCAGGACACGAACCTAACCGCATATGGA is a window of Anopheles aquasalis chromosome 2, idAnoAquaMG_Q_19, whole genome shotgun sequence DNA encoding:
- the LOC126580943 gene encoding transcription factor E2F4 encodes the protein MENGSQQTEPSEAIKKWVGKKSSLTVPPPRFRIDDDDEGNRRVDKSLTLLTLGMVKMLRESPDGSLFLGEVAKTLRVNQKRRVYDVTNVLEGIGLIEKTGKNHVRWIGEELTSESCRGTARQIGMHIKERRKLELREAWFDAKLQRMRKNVELVLKDARARSYLYVTSDDLTRVLPFERRHMLILCSDYPSPGKQSTAEPFPSQSSMIYRRMQRVLKVRTKQRDQPLDMLLLQTPDGACYTRPSRRAAIFREDPASYVRLDMNEEQLWKIGDQQSPTNGTEGPDNGATASEELREEKKPEGQEDGSKDECDDDAEEEELRRERQRMELARLLLDERTDRTGYSQYQARQWSTKEQETERGDFSTPFILLELKRYGGYPVALTEDDGVHELFDLPYPSGGCEELIGKVKEEPPEDSTDVQPSATIQPT